Proteins from one Hemiscyllium ocellatum isolate sHemOce1 chromosome 6, sHemOce1.pat.X.cur, whole genome shotgun sequence genomic window:
- the LOC132816510 gene encoding NACHT and WD repeat domain-containing protein 2-like isoform X2 — translation MTPLPRERSSEMATNLIYTEAERKALREGVYPKLREYCRHKHGLEFQAVDMYIGVDPDDVHDASVRKLRMKLLDECLKFSAGPCFAALIGEQYGSASVPAEIEAREFEMILCKSQNKGLRTRLLQNWYQRDENSVPPAYYLRSKTDVLPNYCNKIEGRAKEVARVAWRENFAEMKMIFNETVKMCLKEGTIKPDQAQKYFTSALEEELLHALENQSQSVLQKCICYICKVPHLTRHLKTMLKDQKGQTDCDSQLPHDAQDYAKLLRLRDEILPALVNSSNLHVYTSTLLDNHNLNSMEQMKQEYIEGLCQQFYMDVVKLIDSSNVQRVKDRFDSGTEEIVRHASMCHLYVTLSDFEWKEVDQIKEYILRKQSKSPFIIVGGPCSGKTLLMATCAKQVHSWLKNCTPVVVSLFVSSTNYNNSLRNILAGICQQIAIGYHKSTQIYTDNIDILVNCFINLLEESSEQHPLTIMIDAVDQISETHSTRAIWWLPKSLPPFTKLVISTTLKKYEIAQKSMQLNPDAAHFLELKPRERQECNKILTQRLRSSSRRITSGQQVYINAALQQCTLPLFVNLLYSEMLFWRSNEDIDEQTLGRSVHDSINRLLKRLERRHGESLVSRALGYITLATSGLGEIELLDILSLDDYVIEHYWLQNGSPDSMKVAYYSLAKLEQDLSGFLVGRLHNGIKLLFWTNRHFPLVVNKRYLRNMETVQQMHNLIVEYFSGRWSSGRGKPLFVTMLPQKPKEDQPMLCQISESDPLMKRYVDRQQPSQPWFFHFQSSNPCSVYPNHRKVEELAYHLKRSGRLGELYLDVMSSFVTHQAMIETGHLVHLIAELEENIWTINRREMRFLAAVLKSAHCLLRDSSDQLSMAIQMSLLPLVHCFPQLLNYLKQSYQDGLRNNVLAVLHSPVITVPGISAALCTSDLAVATDIIEIHSQSLVLVTLESGAIHAWNLEVQAPWEQISTKGVKVSGAQISDGDQFLVLATVHSTILVYDLAQLSLLNEIDMRRSHDDSTAGIRGFALCSTTAVVWFENSTEVSVCDINSCQTSKQLNCPHQIQCVSFTLDRTYALCGQIKSTVTIFNIHTGLQITEIVFEFTEASVYSILQPEFKEEICVVDKIGNICVWSMEDMTEPHLLEEIVCTEDENEVLCVELSSCSLLLCRASCIELWNTLGWNISNKFKPPKGTSFVQAILSQDCESIIAVINGSQALFVWKKETGQCVLILENRLGPPLRLSKCYKQKALVVFTSKGFLKSWDLDCIDTASAIATTERSIHILLPSQGKHFYTSDGTSIIFKWNLTFSQIEAAFIHADDVKHCALTRTGASLVTADVSGDLYVWDTEAGQNLHRIKYGDVTQLLITPNDRFVVSICENLVSKVWKLAKGHVICTIHTYLKNAVITPESTFVLGLHQRFLLAVSLWSGAVVKRFECTDKADIVAFQTLSNFPDYVMLVTSCGNIYTWNIIEESLYRQVQLPVKFLSQLDVFQVSNDGKIAMISVITESISVLDILHGKLSVINTEGVIFSQQLTHDGKHIVYVCYGHPCHCDHHSNAKLNIVRTKDGKHIGSCYLCKIPSCLAVSKYNLNIFVGFEDGTIGIYTIVDSPGAQNKFKGQLSNVGKTEYPPKKKHWSCKNLPDAFWVDFLHEGSP, via the exons GCTTTGATAGGAGAGCAGTATGGAAGTGCCAGCGTGCCAGCCGAGATTGAAGCCAGGGAATTTGAGATGATTCTCTGCAAATCACAAAATAAAGGCCTCCGCACCAGGCTGCTCCAAAACTGGTACCAACGGGATGAGAATTCTGTTCCACCTGCTTACTACCTAAGGTCCAAAACTGATGTCCTCCCGAACTATTGCAACAAG attgagggcagagcgaaGGAAGTTGCTCGTGTAGCTTGGCGAGAGAATTTTGCAGAAATGAAGATGATCTTCAATGAGACAGTGAAGATGTGTCTTAAAGAAGGAACCATAAAACCAGATCAAGCTCAGAAATATTTCACCTCTG CTCTTGAAGAAGAGTTGCTCCATGCTCTAGAAAACCAATCACAAAGTGTTCTCCAGAAGTGCATTTGCTACATTTGTAAGGTCCCACACCTCACTCGCCACCTGAAGACTAtgctcaaagatcagaaaggacAAACAGACTGTGATAGCCAGTTGCCACATGATGCCCAGGATTACGCTAAGCTTCTCAGATTGCGGGATGAGATTCTCCCAGCGTTGGTCAACTCTTCTAACTTACATGTCTACACGTCCACACTATTGGACAACCACAACCTGAACTCCATGGAGCAAATGAAACAGGAGTACATCGAGGGCCTTTGTCAGCAGTTTTACATGGATGTGGTTAAACTGATTGACAGCAGCAATGTTCAAAGGGTGAAGGATCGGTTTGACAGTGGGACAGAAGAGATTGTGAGGCATGCATCCATGTGTCACTTATATGTGACCCTGTCTGACTTTGAGTGGAAAGAAGTGGACCAGATTAAGGAATACATCCTCAGGAAGCAATCAAAATCACCCTTCATCATTGTGGGAGGACCGTGCAGTGGAAAAACACTTCTCATGGCAACGTGTGCCAAACAG GTACATTCATGGCTGAAGAACTGTACCCCTGTGGTGGTCAGCCTCTTTGTCTCTTCCACAAACTACAATAATTCCCTTCGAAATATCCTGGCTGGAATCTGTCAGCAAATAGCAATAGGCTACCACAAATCCACGCAGATATATACTGACAACATTGACATATTAGTTAACTGTTTTATTAATCTTTTAGAAGAATCGTCAGAACAGCATCCCTTGACCATAATGATAGACGCTGTTGACCAGATCTCAGAGACTCACAGTACCAGAGCCATCTGGTGGCTTCCAAAGTCTCTGCCACCATTTACCAAGTTAGTTATTTCTACTACTCTGAAGAAATATGAAATTGCACAAAAATCCATGCAGTTAAACCCCGATGCAGCACACTTTCTTGAGTTAAagccgagagagagacaggaatgcAACAAAATTCTTACACAACGCCTTCGAAGTTCCAGCAGAAGGATTACCTCTGGGCAGCAAGTGTATATCAATGCAGCCCTGCAGCAATGTACTCTCCCACTTTTTGTTAACTTGCTTTATAGTGAGATGCTTTTTTGGAGATCGAATGAGGATATTGATGAGCAGACTTTAGGAAGAAGTGTTCATGACAGTATCAATCGACTACTCAAAAGACTTGAAAGGAGACATGGGGAGAGTCTTGTTTCCAGAGCCTTAGGCTACATAACACTTGCAACTTCAGGACTTGGTGAGATTGAACTGTTGGATATTTTGTCACTTGATGACTATGTTATTGAACATTATTGGCTGCAAAATGGCTCACCAGATTCTATGAAAGTGGCATATTATTCATTAGCAAAACTGGAGCAGGATCTAAGTGGGTTTTTAGTAGGAAGGCTACATAATGGCATAAAGTTGCTGTTCTGGACAAACCGACATTTTCCACTGGTGGTCAACAAGCGTTACCTCAGAAACATGGAGACTGTACAACAAATGCACAATCTTATAGTGGAATACTTTAGTGGCCGATGGTCCAGTGGCAGAGGGAAACCACTTTTCGTTACTATGTTGCCTCAGAAACCAAAAGAAGATCAACCAATGCTGTGCCAGATATCGGAAAGTGATCCTTTAATGAAGAGATATGTTGATAGACAGCAGCCTTCACAACCATGGTTTTTTCATTTCCAATCTTCTAACCCTTGCTCAGTCTATCCAAATCACAGAAAAGTTGAAGAATTGGCTTATCATTTGAAGAGATCTGGGAGACTCGGAGAATTATATCTAGATGTTATGTCTTCCTTTGTAACCCATCAAGCAATGATTGAAACTGGTCACTTGGTTCATCTAATAGCTGAACTGGAGGAAAATATATGGACAATAAATCGAAGAGAGATGAGGTTTTTGGCAGCAGTTCTGAAAAGTGCACATTGCTTACTGCGAGATTCTTCTGATCAGCTATCAATGGCTATTCAGATGAGCCTTCTACCACTTGTACACTGCTTCCCTCAACTGCTTAATTATTTGAAGCAGTCTTATCAAGACGGGCTGAGAAATAATGTTCTCGCTGTGCTGCACAGTCCAGTAATTACTGTGCCCGGAATATCTGCTGCTTTGTGTACCTCTGACCTCGCTGTAGCAACGGACATTATAGAAATTCACTCACAATCTCTTGTTCTTGTGACTCTGGAAAGTGGTGCGATACATGCTTGGAACCTCGAGGTTCAAGCACCTTGGGAACAAATCAGCACAAAAGGAGTTAAAGTTTCAGGAGCCCAAATATCAGATGGTGACCAATTCCTTGTACTTGCAACTGTCCACAGCACGATATTAGTGTATGACCTTGCTCAGTTATCCCTGCTTAATGAAATTGACATGAGAAGAAGCCATGATGACAGCACGGCAGGAATTCGTGGTTTTGCTCTTTGCAGCACAACTGCAGTAGTGTGGTTCGAGAACAGCACAGAGGTGAGTGTCTGTGACATTAACTCTTGCCAAACAAGCAAGCAGTTAAATTGCCCACATCAGATTCAATGTGTATCCTTTACTTTGGACAGAACATATGCATTGTGCGGACAGATCAAGAGTACAGTCACAATATTTAATATTCACACTGGTCTCCAGATAACTGAGATCGTCTTTGAATTTACTGAAGCATCTGTCTATTCCATTCTCCAGCCTGAATTCAAAGAGGAAATCTGTGTTGTCGACAAGATTGGGAACATATGTGTTTGGAGCATGGAAGATATGACTGAACCCCACCTCTTGGAAGAGATTGTTTGTACAGAGGATGAAAATGAAGTTCTTTGTGTTGAACTTTCTTCTTGCTCATTGTTATTGTGTAGGGCATCTTGCATTGAACTGTGGAACACATTGGGTTGGAACATATCAAACAAGTTCAAACCTCCTAAAGGCACGTCTTTTGTCCAAGCTATCTTGTCACAAGATTGTGAATCCATTATTGCTGTCATCAATGGTTCTCAGGCCTTATTTGTCTGGAAGAAAGAGACTGGACAATGTGTCCTAATACTTGAGAACAGGCTTGGTCCCCCACTGAGACTCTCGAAATGCTATAAGCAAAAGGCTTTGGTAGTATTTACATCAAAGGGTTTTTTGAAGTCATGGGACTTGGACTGCATAGATACAGCCTCAGCCATAGCAACAACAGAAAGGAGCATACACATTCTCCTTCCTTCCCAAGGAAAACATTTCTACACCTCTGATGGGACCAGCATTATATTCAAATGGAACCTGACTTTCTCTCAAATAGAGGCAGCCTTTATCCATGCTGACGATGTGAAACATTGTGCTCTTACAAGAACAGGAGCGTCTTTGGTAACTGCGGATGTTAGTGGCGACCTTTATGTTTGGGATACAGAAGCTGGTCAAAACCTGCACCGCATCAAATATGGCGATGTGACACAATTACTGATAACACCCAATGATCGCTTTGTTGTATCGATATGTGAAAATCTCGTGTCAAAAGTCTGGAAACTGGCCAAAGGGCACGTCATTTGCACTATTCACACATACTTAAAGAACGCAGTGATAACACCAGAAAGTACGTTTGTTCTTGGCCTTCACCAGCGTTTTCTCCTTGCTGTCAGCTTGTGGTCAGGAGCTGTAGTCAAGAGATTTGAATGCACTGACAAAGCTGATATTGTTGCCTTTCAGacactgagcaactttccagACTATGTCATGCTTGTCACATCCTGTGGAAACATTTATACCTGGAATATAATAGAAGAATCTCTCTACCGACAGGTCCAGCTCCCTGTGAAATTCCTTAGCCAATTAGATGTCTTTCAGGTTTCCAACGATGGGAAGATTGCAATGATTTCAGTGATCACTGAGAGTATCAGTGTTTTGGATATCCTCCATGGGAAGCTGAGTGTCATTAATACAGAGGGTGTGATCTTTAGTCAGCAACTGACACATGATGGTAAACATATTGTTTATGTGTGTTATGGACATCCCTGCCATTGTGACCATCATTCAAATGCAAAACTTAATATTGTTCGGACAAAGGATGGGAAACATATTGGAAGCTGCTATTTATGCAAAATTCCCTCATGTCTTGCTGTGTCGAAATacaatttaaatatttttgtaGGATTTGAAGATGGGACTATTGGAATATACACAATTGTTGACAGCCCTGGTGCCCAGAACAAATTTAAAGGCCAACTGAGCAATGTAGGCAAAACTGAATACCCCCCCAAGAAAAAACACTGGTCATGTAAAAACTTACCCGATGCTTTTTGGGTGGATTTCCTCCATGAAGGTTCACCGTGA
- the LOC132816510 gene encoding NACHT and WD repeat domain-containing protein 2-like isoform X1, with protein sequence MENPTPMFNVPGHDPVTYFSRVPTTQASRCVQIFICCNPEDTEAERKALREGVYPKLREYCRHKHGLEFQAVDMYIGVDPDDVHDASVRKLRMKLLDECLKFSAGPCFAALIGEQYGSASVPAEIEAREFEMILCKSQNKGLRTRLLQNWYQRDENSVPPAYYLRSKTDVLPNYCNKIEGRAKEVARVAWRENFAEMKMIFNETVKMCLKEGTIKPDQAQKYFTSALEEELLHALENQSQSVLQKCICYICKVPHLTRHLKTMLKDQKGQTDCDSQLPHDAQDYAKLLRLRDEILPALVNSSNLHVYTSTLLDNHNLNSMEQMKQEYIEGLCQQFYMDVVKLIDSSNVQRVKDRFDSGTEEIVRHASMCHLYVTLSDFEWKEVDQIKEYILRKQSKSPFIIVGGPCSGKTLLMATCAKQVHSWLKNCTPVVVSLFVSSTNYNNSLRNILAGICQQIAIGYHKSTQIYTDNIDILVNCFINLLEESSEQHPLTIMIDAVDQISETHSTRAIWWLPKSLPPFTKLVISTTLKKYEIAQKSMQLNPDAAHFLELKPRERQECNKILTQRLRSSSRRITSGQQVYINAALQQCTLPLFVNLLYSEMLFWRSNEDIDEQTLGRSVHDSINRLLKRLERRHGESLVSRALGYITLATSGLGEIELLDILSLDDYVIEHYWLQNGSPDSMKVAYYSLAKLEQDLSGFLVGRLHNGIKLLFWTNRHFPLVVNKRYLRNMETVQQMHNLIVEYFSGRWSSGRGKPLFVTMLPQKPKEDQPMLCQISESDPLMKRYVDRQQPSQPWFFHFQSSNPCSVYPNHRKVEELAYHLKRSGRLGELYLDVMSSFVTHQAMIETGHLVHLIAELEENIWTINRREMRFLAAVLKSAHCLLRDSSDQLSMAIQMSLLPLVHCFPQLLNYLKQSYQDGLRNNVLAVLHSPVITVPGISAALCTSDLAVATDIIEIHSQSLVLVTLESGAIHAWNLEVQAPWEQISTKGVKVSGAQISDGDQFLVLATVHSTILVYDLAQLSLLNEIDMRRSHDDSTAGIRGFALCSTTAVVWFENSTEVSVCDINSCQTSKQLNCPHQIQCVSFTLDRTYALCGQIKSTVTIFNIHTGLQITEIVFEFTEASVYSILQPEFKEEICVVDKIGNICVWSMEDMTEPHLLEEIVCTEDENEVLCVELSSCSLLLCRASCIELWNTLGWNISNKFKPPKGTSFVQAILSQDCESIIAVINGSQALFVWKKETGQCVLILENRLGPPLRLSKCYKQKALVVFTSKGFLKSWDLDCIDTASAIATTERSIHILLPSQGKHFYTSDGTSIIFKWNLTFSQIEAAFIHADDVKHCALTRTGASLVTADVSGDLYVWDTEAGQNLHRIKYGDVTQLLITPNDRFVVSICENLVSKVWKLAKGHVICTIHTYLKNAVITPESTFVLGLHQRFLLAVSLWSGAVVKRFECTDKADIVAFQTLSNFPDYVMLVTSCGNIYTWNIIEESLYRQVQLPVKFLSQLDVFQVSNDGKIAMISVITESISVLDILHGKLSVINTEGVIFSQQLTHDGKHIVYVCYGHPCHCDHHSNAKLNIVRTKDGKHIGSCYLCKIPSCLAVSKYNLNIFVGFEDGTIGIYTIVDSPGAQNKFKGQLSNVGKTEYPPKKKHWSCKNLPDAFWVDFLHEGSP encoded by the exons GCTTTGATAGGAGAGCAGTATGGAAGTGCCAGCGTGCCAGCCGAGATTGAAGCCAGGGAATTTGAGATGATTCTCTGCAAATCACAAAATAAAGGCCTCCGCACCAGGCTGCTCCAAAACTGGTACCAACGGGATGAGAATTCTGTTCCACCTGCTTACTACCTAAGGTCCAAAACTGATGTCCTCCCGAACTATTGCAACAAG attgagggcagagcgaaGGAAGTTGCTCGTGTAGCTTGGCGAGAGAATTTTGCAGAAATGAAGATGATCTTCAATGAGACAGTGAAGATGTGTCTTAAAGAAGGAACCATAAAACCAGATCAAGCTCAGAAATATTTCACCTCTG CTCTTGAAGAAGAGTTGCTCCATGCTCTAGAAAACCAATCACAAAGTGTTCTCCAGAAGTGCATTTGCTACATTTGTAAGGTCCCACACCTCACTCGCCACCTGAAGACTAtgctcaaagatcagaaaggacAAACAGACTGTGATAGCCAGTTGCCACATGATGCCCAGGATTACGCTAAGCTTCTCAGATTGCGGGATGAGATTCTCCCAGCGTTGGTCAACTCTTCTAACTTACATGTCTACACGTCCACACTATTGGACAACCACAACCTGAACTCCATGGAGCAAATGAAACAGGAGTACATCGAGGGCCTTTGTCAGCAGTTTTACATGGATGTGGTTAAACTGATTGACAGCAGCAATGTTCAAAGGGTGAAGGATCGGTTTGACAGTGGGACAGAAGAGATTGTGAGGCATGCATCCATGTGTCACTTATATGTGACCCTGTCTGACTTTGAGTGGAAAGAAGTGGACCAGATTAAGGAATACATCCTCAGGAAGCAATCAAAATCACCCTTCATCATTGTGGGAGGACCGTGCAGTGGAAAAACACTTCTCATGGCAACGTGTGCCAAACAG GTACATTCATGGCTGAAGAACTGTACCCCTGTGGTGGTCAGCCTCTTTGTCTCTTCCACAAACTACAATAATTCCCTTCGAAATATCCTGGCTGGAATCTGTCAGCAAATAGCAATAGGCTACCACAAATCCACGCAGATATATACTGACAACATTGACATATTAGTTAACTGTTTTATTAATCTTTTAGAAGAATCGTCAGAACAGCATCCCTTGACCATAATGATAGACGCTGTTGACCAGATCTCAGAGACTCACAGTACCAGAGCCATCTGGTGGCTTCCAAAGTCTCTGCCACCATTTACCAAGTTAGTTATTTCTACTACTCTGAAGAAATATGAAATTGCACAAAAATCCATGCAGTTAAACCCCGATGCAGCACACTTTCTTGAGTTAAagccgagagagagacaggaatgcAACAAAATTCTTACACAACGCCTTCGAAGTTCCAGCAGAAGGATTACCTCTGGGCAGCAAGTGTATATCAATGCAGCCCTGCAGCAATGTACTCTCCCACTTTTTGTTAACTTGCTTTATAGTGAGATGCTTTTTTGGAGATCGAATGAGGATATTGATGAGCAGACTTTAGGAAGAAGTGTTCATGACAGTATCAATCGACTACTCAAAAGACTTGAAAGGAGACATGGGGAGAGTCTTGTTTCCAGAGCCTTAGGCTACATAACACTTGCAACTTCAGGACTTGGTGAGATTGAACTGTTGGATATTTTGTCACTTGATGACTATGTTATTGAACATTATTGGCTGCAAAATGGCTCACCAGATTCTATGAAAGTGGCATATTATTCATTAGCAAAACTGGAGCAGGATCTAAGTGGGTTTTTAGTAGGAAGGCTACATAATGGCATAAAGTTGCTGTTCTGGACAAACCGACATTTTCCACTGGTGGTCAACAAGCGTTACCTCAGAAACATGGAGACTGTACAACAAATGCACAATCTTATAGTGGAATACTTTAGTGGCCGATGGTCCAGTGGCAGAGGGAAACCACTTTTCGTTACTATGTTGCCTCAGAAACCAAAAGAAGATCAACCAATGCTGTGCCAGATATCGGAAAGTGATCCTTTAATGAAGAGATATGTTGATAGACAGCAGCCTTCACAACCATGGTTTTTTCATTTCCAATCTTCTAACCCTTGCTCAGTCTATCCAAATCACAGAAAAGTTGAAGAATTGGCTTATCATTTGAAGAGATCTGGGAGACTCGGAGAATTATATCTAGATGTTATGTCTTCCTTTGTAACCCATCAAGCAATGATTGAAACTGGTCACTTGGTTCATCTAATAGCTGAACTGGAGGAAAATATATGGACAATAAATCGAAGAGAGATGAGGTTTTTGGCAGCAGTTCTGAAAAGTGCACATTGCTTACTGCGAGATTCTTCTGATCAGCTATCAATGGCTATTCAGATGAGCCTTCTACCACTTGTACACTGCTTCCCTCAACTGCTTAATTATTTGAAGCAGTCTTATCAAGACGGGCTGAGAAATAATGTTCTCGCTGTGCTGCACAGTCCAGTAATTACTGTGCCCGGAATATCTGCTGCTTTGTGTACCTCTGACCTCGCTGTAGCAACGGACATTATAGAAATTCACTCACAATCTCTTGTTCTTGTGACTCTGGAAAGTGGTGCGATACATGCTTGGAACCTCGAGGTTCAAGCACCTTGGGAACAAATCAGCACAAAAGGAGTTAAAGTTTCAGGAGCCCAAATATCAGATGGTGACCAATTCCTTGTACTTGCAACTGTCCACAGCACGATATTAGTGTATGACCTTGCTCAGTTATCCCTGCTTAATGAAATTGACATGAGAAGAAGCCATGATGACAGCACGGCAGGAATTCGTGGTTTTGCTCTTTGCAGCACAACTGCAGTAGTGTGGTTCGAGAACAGCACAGAGGTGAGTGTCTGTGACATTAACTCTTGCCAAACAAGCAAGCAGTTAAATTGCCCACATCAGATTCAATGTGTATCCTTTACTTTGGACAGAACATATGCATTGTGCGGACAGATCAAGAGTACAGTCACAATATTTAATATTCACACTGGTCTCCAGATAACTGAGATCGTCTTTGAATTTACTGAAGCATCTGTCTATTCCATTCTCCAGCCTGAATTCAAAGAGGAAATCTGTGTTGTCGACAAGATTGGGAACATATGTGTTTGGAGCATGGAAGATATGACTGAACCCCACCTCTTGGAAGAGATTGTTTGTACAGAGGATGAAAATGAAGTTCTTTGTGTTGAACTTTCTTCTTGCTCATTGTTATTGTGTAGGGCATCTTGCATTGAACTGTGGAACACATTGGGTTGGAACATATCAAACAAGTTCAAACCTCCTAAAGGCACGTCTTTTGTCCAAGCTATCTTGTCACAAGATTGTGAATCCATTATTGCTGTCATCAATGGTTCTCAGGCCTTATTTGTCTGGAAGAAAGAGACTGGACAATGTGTCCTAATACTTGAGAACAGGCTTGGTCCCCCACTGAGACTCTCGAAATGCTATAAGCAAAAGGCTTTGGTAGTATTTACATCAAAGGGTTTTTTGAAGTCATGGGACTTGGACTGCATAGATACAGCCTCAGCCATAGCAACAACAGAAAGGAGCATACACATTCTCCTTCCTTCCCAAGGAAAACATTTCTACACCTCTGATGGGACCAGCATTATATTCAAATGGAACCTGACTTTCTCTCAAATAGAGGCAGCCTTTATCCATGCTGACGATGTGAAACATTGTGCTCTTACAAGAACAGGAGCGTCTTTGGTAACTGCGGATGTTAGTGGCGACCTTTATGTTTGGGATACAGAAGCTGGTCAAAACCTGCACCGCATCAAATATGGCGATGTGACACAATTACTGATAACACCCAATGATCGCTTTGTTGTATCGATATGTGAAAATCTCGTGTCAAAAGTCTGGAAACTGGCCAAAGGGCACGTCATTTGCACTATTCACACATACTTAAAGAACGCAGTGATAACACCAGAAAGTACGTTTGTTCTTGGCCTTCACCAGCGTTTTCTCCTTGCTGTCAGCTTGTGGTCAGGAGCTGTAGTCAAGAGATTTGAATGCACTGACAAAGCTGATATTGTTGCCTTTCAGacactgagcaactttccagACTATGTCATGCTTGTCACATCCTGTGGAAACATTTATACCTGGAATATAATAGAAGAATCTCTCTACCGACAGGTCCAGCTCCCTGTGAAATTCCTTAGCCAATTAGATGTCTTTCAGGTTTCCAACGATGGGAAGATTGCAATGATTTCAGTGATCACTGAGAGTATCAGTGTTTTGGATATCCTCCATGGGAAGCTGAGTGTCATTAATACAGAGGGTGTGATCTTTAGTCAGCAACTGACACATGATGGTAAACATATTGTTTATGTGTGTTATGGACATCCCTGCCATTGTGACCATCATTCAAATGCAAAACTTAATATTGTTCGGACAAAGGATGGGAAACATATTGGAAGCTGCTATTTATGCAAAATTCCCTCATGTCTTGCTGTGTCGAAATacaatttaaatatttttgtaGGATTTGAAGATGGGACTATTGGAATATACACAATTGTTGACAGCCCTGGTGCCCAGAACAAATTTAAAGGCCAACTGAGCAATGTAGGCAAAACTGAATACCCCCCCAAGAAAAAACACTGGTCATGTAAAAACTTACCCGATGCTTTTTGGGTGGATTTCCTCCATGAAGGTTCACCGTGA
- the rps3 gene encoding 40S ribosomal protein S3, with product MAAQISKKRKFVADGIFKAELNEFLTRELAEDGYSGVEVRVTPTRTEIIILATRTQNVLGEKGRRIRELTAVVQKRFGFPEGSVELYAEKVATRGLCAIAQAESLRYKLLGGLAVRRACYGVLRFIMESGAKGCEVVVSGKLRGQRAKSMKFVDGLMIHSGDPVNYYVDTAVRHVLLRQGVLGIKVKIMLPWDPSGKIGPKKPLPDHVSIVEPKEEILPTTPISEQKGGKPEQPVIQQPGPVPTA from the exons ATGGCGGCGCAGATCTCGAAGAAGCGAAAG TTCGTGGCGGATGGCATCTTCAAGGCCGAGCTGAACGAGTTCCTGACCCGTGAGTTGGCCGAGGATGGCTACAGTGGTGTGGAGGTGCGAGTCACACCGACTAGGACCGAGATCATCATCTTGGCCACCAG GACTCAAAATGTGCTGGGTGAGAAAGGTCGCCGAATCCGTGAGCTGACTGCTGTTGTTCAGAAGCGATTTGGTTTCCCAGAGGGGAGTGTTGAG CTTTATGCTGAAAAGGTTGCCACCAGAGGGCTTTGTGCTATTGCTCAGGCAGAATCTCTCCGATACAAGTTGTTAGGAGGTCTGGCAGTACGTAG AGCCTGTTACGGTGTTCTTCGCTTCATTATGGAAAGTGGAGCCAAAGGCTGTGAGGTGGTGGTTTCCGGAAAACTCCGAGGCCAGAGAGCCAAGTCCATGAAATTTGTTGATGGGCTGATGATCCACAGTGGTGACCCGGTGAACTACTATGTGGATACAGCTGTGCGACACGTACTGCTAAGACAGG GTGTATTGGGCATTAAAGTTAAGATCATGTTGCCATGGGACCCAAGTGGTAAAATTGGACCCAAGAAACCTCTGCCTGATCATGTCAGCATTGTTGAGCCCAAGGAGGAGATCTTGCCAACTACACCTATTTCAGAACAGAAGGGAGGCAAACCAGAGCAACCCGTGATCCAGCAGCCAGGGCCAGTTCCGACCGCATAA